The following coding sequences are from one Arthrobacter crystallopoietes window:
- a CDS encoding YihY/virulence factor BrkB family protein translates to MGQKSAQRAARKATGSGGSKTETPHPLERQKLKVAELEKRRAFVRARRQGSTAKTLLAAMQYLLAKAHARRAMRVWMLYSMRHGPLMAAGSAYNMFFSVAAMLVAGFSIFGLIASGNRDLQLAVVEVVNDSTPGLINTGDGGLAKPEQLFSQSGAFGITLIISTAAMILTSLGWIAGLREGMRGVFGLPPLQGNPLLIKLKDVGTLLLLGVALMLTSAVAGIANTALDLIINLLHFDGGAVVPLTKITAVLVMLLLDMVAAVVLFRIASGVRMPRSIMFQAALIAGIGSTVLRYFASDLLGTVGNNPLLAPFAVILGLFVWFYFLSQVYLIATAWGAIGKADLHAREQAGGRTHGFLSLRRRAHLKQDENLEHALGGASVP, encoded by the coding sequence TTGGGACAGAAATCGGCGCAGAGAGCAGCGCGCAAGGCGACGGGCAGCGGCGGGAGTAAAACCGAAACACCGCATCCGCTCGAACGGCAGAAGCTGAAAGTCGCCGAGCTGGAAAAGCGGCGTGCCTTCGTCCGGGCCCGGCGCCAAGGCTCCACCGCCAAGACCCTACTGGCCGCCATGCAGTACCTGCTGGCGAAAGCGCACGCGCGGCGGGCCATGCGGGTCTGGATGCTCTACAGCATGCGCCACGGCCCGCTCATGGCCGCAGGCAGCGCCTACAACATGTTCTTCTCCGTGGCGGCGATGCTGGTGGCGGGATTCTCCATCTTCGGCCTCATCGCCTCCGGAAACCGCGACCTGCAGCTGGCGGTGGTGGAAGTGGTCAATGATTCCACACCCGGGCTGATCAATACCGGCGACGGCGGCCTGGCCAAGCCGGAACAACTCTTCTCCCAGAGCGGCGCCTTCGGCATCACGCTGATCATTTCCACGGCCGCCATGATCCTGACCTCCCTGGGCTGGATTGCGGGCCTGCGCGAAGGGATGCGTGGCGTCTTCGGGCTCCCGCCGCTGCAGGGGAATCCACTTCTGATCAAGCTCAAAGACGTGGGCACCCTGCTGTTGCTGGGGGTGGCGCTGATGCTGACCTCGGCCGTGGCCGGCATTGCGAACACCGCGCTGGACCTGATCATCAACCTGCTCCATTTCGACGGCGGCGCAGTGGTTCCGCTGACGAAGATCACCGCAGTGCTGGTCATGCTGCTGCTGGACATGGTGGCCGCCGTGGTGCTGTTCCGGATCGCCTCGGGGGTCCGCATGCCGCGCAGCATCATGTTCCAGGCCGCCCTGATCGCCGGGATCGGCAGTACCGTGCTGCGGTACTTCGCGTCGGATCTGCTGGGCACCGTGGGAAACAACCCGCTGCTGGCGCCGTTCGCGGTGATCCTGGGCCTGTTTGTCTGGTTCTATTTCCTCAGCCAGGTGTACCTGATAGCGACAGCGTGGGGCGCCATCGGCAAGGCGGACCTGCACGCACGCGAACAGGCCGGCGGCCGGACACACGGCTTCCTGTCCCTGCGCCGGCGCGCCCACCTGAAGCAGGACGAGAACCTGGAGCACGCGCTCGGCGGAGCCAGCGTCCCCTAA
- a CDS encoding alpha/beta hydrolase family protein, with protein sequence MTTFEKVSFPGVGGTTLAGVLDIPDGEVRAWALFCHGFTLGKNSAAAARISKALARHGIGVLRYDAAGLGGSTGDWSAATFSTKMADIGSAAAFMRESGRRISLLIGHSLGGAAVLGAVGGLDEVKAVATVAAPFRPDHVTHLFDEEIDDVERTGSAEITLGGKRLEIRRQLVEDLRRTDLTGCISNLDRPLLVMHSPTDNTVGVENAGEIFAAAKHPKSFISLEGSNHMLTDRDQTDRAGLLIAAWANQYLDTEDPLS encoded by the coding sequence ATATTCCCGACGGCGAAGTGCGGGCCTGGGCGCTGTTCTGCCACGGCTTCACGCTCGGCAAGAACAGTGCGGCGGCGGCGCGGATCTCCAAGGCACTGGCCAGGCACGGTATCGGCGTGCTGCGCTACGATGCCGCGGGCCTGGGCGGCTCCACCGGGGACTGGTCGGCGGCCACCTTCTCCACCAAGATGGCGGACATCGGCAGTGCTGCGGCGTTCATGCGCGAGAGCGGGCGCCGGATCTCGCTGCTGATCGGCCACTCCCTCGGCGGGGCCGCGGTGCTGGGCGCCGTCGGCGGCCTCGATGAGGTCAAGGCCGTGGCCACCGTGGCCGCGCCCTTCCGGCCGGACCATGTCACGCACCTTTTCGACGAAGAGATTGACGACGTCGAGCGCACCGGCTCGGCCGAAATCACCTTGGGCGGCAAACGGCTCGAAATCCGCCGGCAACTGGTGGAAGATCTGCGCCGTACCGATCTGACCGGCTGCATCAGCAACCTGGACCGGCCGCTGCTGGTCATGCACTCCCCCACCGACAACACCGTGGGCGTGGAGAACGCCGGAGAGATCTTCGCCGCGGCCAAGCACCCCAAATCATTCATCTCGCTCGAAGGCAGCAACCACATGCTCACCGACCGGGACCAGACGGACCGGGCCGGCCTGCTGATCGCCGCCTGGGCCAACCAGTACCTGGACACCGAAGACCCGCTGAGCTGA